The following is a genomic window from Candidatus Methylomirabilis sp..
CGTGATCCGTGTCACTGACCTGACCGGTGAGGAGTTTGTCGAACGGGAACTTATGCTCGTGAAGGTGAAAGCCAAACCGGAGGCAAAGGCTGAGATCCTCCGGATCGCCGATATCTTTCGGGCCAAGGTGGTGGATGTGGCGCCCTTTTCGTACATGCTGGAGTTGACCGGCGCCGAGGATAAGTTGAACGCCTTTGTTGAACTTCTCAGGCCGTACGGCATTCAGGAGTTCGCGAGGACGGGCATGACGGTGATGACCAGAGGCAGCAAAGCGCTTGGCAAACAGACCGAAGAGATGTGGAAGGAACCGGACACGAAGAAGGTGGTTGGGCTCGTCGAGAAGGGATGAGGGGGATGGAGGGCAGATGACCAAGTTATATTATGACAAGGATGCTGACCTGAATCTGCTGGCGGGGAAGGCGATTGCCATCATGGGGTATGGAAGTCAAGGCCACGCCCATGCGCTCAATTTTAAAGACAGCGGTCTGGATGTGATCGTCGGCCTCTACCGGGGGAGCAAATCGTGGGACAAGGCCAAGGCTGATGGGCTGAAGGTCGCCACCTGCGAGGAGGCTGCGCAAAGCAGCGACATCATTATGATGCTGGTGCCCGATCAGACCCAGCGGCAGATTTACCAGGAGTCGATCGAGAAGGCGCTCACACCCGGGAAGACCCTGATGTTCGCCCATGGTTTCAATATTCACTTCCATCAAATCCTGCCTCCGCCCACCGTAGATGTGTCGATGATCGCGCCCAAGGCGCCAGGCCATCTCGTGCGCCAGGTCTTTACGGAAGGGGGCGGTGTTCCGGCGCTAGTAGCTGTCCATCAGGATGTATCGGGAAAGGCAAAAGCGACGGCCTTGGCCTATGCAAAAGGGATCGGGTGTACGAGAGCGGGTGTACTCGAGACGACCTTTCGCGAGGAGACTGAGACCGACCTGTTCGGCGAACAGGCCGTCTTGTGCGGAGGGGCCTCCGCCCTGGTGAAGGCCGGATTTGAGACGTTGGTCAATGCCGGCTATCAGCCTGAGCTGGCCTACT
Proteins encoded in this region:
- the ilvN gene encoding acetolactate synthase small subunit, whose product is MREKTKTTPKEVKARHIITLLVENHAGVLARVAALIAAKGYNIDSLTVGETMDPSISRMSLVVRGDDSVVEQAVKQLNRLIDVIRVTDLTGEEFVERELMLVKVKAKPEAKAEILRIADIFRAKVVDVAPFSYMLELTGAEDKLNAFVELLRPYGIQEFARTGMTVMTRGSKALGKQTEEMWKEPDTKKVVGLVEKG
- the ilvC gene encoding ketol-acid reductoisomerase, whose amino-acid sequence is MTKLYYDKDADLNLLAGKAIAIMGYGSQGHAHALNFKDSGLDVIVGLYRGSKSWDKAKADGLKVATCEEAAQSSDIIMMLVPDQTQRQIYQESIEKALTPGKTLMFAHGFNIHFHQILPPPTVDVSMIAPKAPGHLVRQVFTEGGGVPALVAVHQDVSGKAKATALAYAKGIGCTRAGVLETTFREETETDLFGEQAVLCGGASALVKAGFETLVNAGYQPELAYFECMHELKLIVDLFYRGGLAYMRYSISDTAEYGDYSRGPRVVNEQVKAEMRKILDEIQTGAFAREWILENQAGKPSFLAMRKQEAEHPIEKVGKELRSMMSWIKKPDTY